One stretch of Terriglobales bacterium DNA includes these proteins:
- a CDS encoding class I SAM-dependent methyltransferase, with translation MAVDTDKLNSFVGRFVGDLGAAVHAGMVVIGERLGLYKALASRPLTAAELAAKTKTDERYVREWLCSQAAGGYVTYYEKSNKFGLSEEQAFTLSDESSPAYLPGAFQLAVGSLAAVPRITDAFRTGAGMGWHEHDDGVFHGCERFFRPGYAANLVTSWIPALEEVKAKLEAGARVADVGCGKGASTLLMAKSFPKSQFFGFDYHDKSIEAACASARREGVADRVKFDVAKAKEYPGKDYDLVAVFDCLHDMGDPKGAARHVRQSLSKDGTWMIVEPFANDDLKDNLNPLGRVYYSFSTLLCTPCSRSQEVGLCLGAQSGEARIREVVTGSGFSRFRRAAETPFNIVYEARP, from the coding sequence ATGGCCGTTGATACGGATAAATTGAATTCTTTCGTGGGGCGTTTTGTGGGTGACCTGGGTGCGGCCGTGCATGCCGGAATGGTAGTGATTGGCGAGAGACTAGGACTGTACAAGGCTCTGGCTTCGCGGCCACTCACCGCAGCGGAGCTTGCCGCCAAGACCAAAACCGATGAACGCTACGTGCGTGAATGGCTGTGCTCGCAAGCCGCAGGCGGTTATGTGACCTACTATGAGAAGTCAAACAAGTTTGGGCTCAGCGAGGAACAAGCATTTACGCTGAGCGACGAAAGCAGTCCGGCGTATCTTCCTGGAGCCTTTCAACTCGCGGTAGGTTCGCTGGCCGCAGTGCCGCGAATTACCGATGCTTTTCGCACGGGCGCCGGAATGGGCTGGCACGAACACGACGACGGCGTGTTTCATGGATGCGAGAGGTTCTTTCGCCCTGGCTATGCCGCTAATCTGGTGACCTCATGGATTCCCGCACTGGAAGAGGTGAAGGCGAAGCTGGAAGCAGGGGCGCGGGTCGCCGATGTGGGTTGTGGCAAGGGCGCTTCCACGCTGCTGATGGCCAAATCGTTTCCCAAGTCACAATTCTTCGGCTTCGATTACCACGATAAGTCCATTGAGGCGGCGTGTGCATCCGCGAGGCGGGAAGGAGTCGCCGACCGTGTGAAGTTCGACGTAGCTAAGGCCAAGGAGTATCCGGGAAAAGACTACGACTTAGTGGCGGTGTTCGACTGTCTGCATGATATGGGCGATCCCAAGGGGGCAGCCAGGCATGTGCGGCAGTCACTCAGCAAAGATGGGACGTGGATGATCGTCGAGCCCTTCGCCAATGACGATCTGAAAGACAACCTGAACCCGCTGGGCAGGGTTTACTACTCGTTCTCGACCTTGCTGTGTACTCCCTGCTCGAGGTCGCAGGAGGTGGGGCTTTGCCTGGGAGCCCAATCCGGGGAGGCAAGAATCCGGGAGGTTGTAACCGGATCGGGATTCAGTCGCTTTCGGCGAGCCGCAGAAACTCCTTTCAACATCGTTTACGAAGCCCGGCCCTAA
- a CDS encoding GntR family transcriptional regulator — protein sequence MEDLGTLFPSGAMRIHINKHSEVPVHQQLREQIIFLIGSGELSIGHPMPSVRECARRFGVHKNTVARVYADLVREGWLVSRPGSRLVIVEHARAINDNASGADSLDDLIDRTVQLAQKHGYSLQQLAARLQERLLAEPPDHLLIVEPEKGLGELMREEIREAIGYAPETCSVSMLRQNPGLAIGAVMLTPHYLVDGLKCIPAAHRNVVPITYAPMEPHLEIVDSLSEPSMLGVLSISAAGLKTASGPIAGVVGDRHSFQLFLMEFQHNDGTPVRRLQFRRFNPEEYSPSLAREWAAQTTQEPRVADSNVSRKDVETRVAGETTMLTARDLQAMDLLFCDSITYNGVKHPRRIKYQLLSDESLREIVTVSRSLVRPRARQKSSSA from the coding sequence GTGGAAGATCTGGGTACGCTCTTTCCGTCCGGAGCGATGAGAATTCATATCAACAAGCACAGTGAAGTGCCTGTGCACCAACAACTGCGCGAACAGATCATTTTCCTCATCGGATCTGGAGAGCTGTCGATCGGTCACCCCATGCCCAGCGTTCGTGAATGCGCACGTCGATTCGGCGTGCATAAGAACACCGTGGCTCGTGTTTATGCAGACCTCGTGCGCGAAGGCTGGCTAGTCAGTCGACCCGGCAGTCGCCTCGTCATTGTGGAACACGCGAGAGCGATCAATGACAATGCGTCAGGTGCGGACAGCCTTGATGACCTCATCGACCGCACTGTTCAACTGGCCCAGAAGCACGGCTACTCACTGCAGCAACTTGCGGCCCGTCTCCAGGAGCGCTTATTGGCGGAGCCCCCGGATCATTTACTCATTGTGGAGCCGGAAAAAGGGCTGGGCGAGCTGATGAGGGAAGAAATACGAGAGGCGATCGGATACGCTCCGGAGACGTGCTCGGTTTCAATGCTGCGGCAGAATCCCGGCCTGGCAATTGGCGCTGTCATGCTGACTCCGCACTATTTGGTAGATGGGCTGAAATGCATTCCCGCTGCACACAGAAATGTTGTTCCTATCACTTACGCGCCAATGGAACCCCACCTTGAAATTGTCGATAGTCTCTCTGAGCCATCTATGTTAGGCGTGCTTTCCATCAGTGCCGCGGGGCTAAAGACTGCTAGCGGTCCGATTGCCGGCGTAGTCGGTGATCGGCATTCATTCCAGCTGTTTCTTATGGAATTTCAGCACAACGACGGCACTCCGGTTCGACGTTTGCAGTTTCGGCGGTTCAACCCGGAAGAGTACTCCCCTTCTCTCGCAAGAGAATGGGCGGCGCAGACGACGCAGGAGCCCAGAGTCGCGGATTCGAACGTTTCAAGAAAAGATGTCGAAACAAGAGTAGCTGGCGAAACCACGATGCTTACCGCGAGGGATCTGCAAGCCATGGATCTCTTGTTTTGTGACTCGATCACCTACAATGGGGTAAAACACCCGCGTCGAATCAAGTATCAGCTCCTTTCCGACGAATCGCTTCGAGAGATTGTGACCGTATCCAGATCTTTGGTTCGTCCCAGAGCTAGACAGAAATCTTCCTCCGCGTGA